The Spirosoma radiotolerans genome has a window encoding:
- a CDS encoding glycosyltransferase, with protein MKILFIHNRYQQHGGEDVIFDQEVSLLKAAGFDVEVLIFNNESFSKEKGAYKLVAGLKTFYNNESAKIVEMTICTFKPDVVHIHNLFYTASPSIISAVKRLGVPVVMTLHNYRLVCSGVFLMREGEVPCERCVSKTVPLDGIRYKCFRNSRLQSAQLTLVTSLHKVINTWKKVDKYVVLTDFAKTKILQSSLNLSSDQITVKPNSISDLGYVTPSSRKNFILYIGRLSPEKGISTLLDSIRKLPPINIKIIGDGPLRDSVDELSRGFPMVEYLGQQPREVVVEYLKQCKALVVPSVWYEGLPTVILEALSTGTPVLCADNPNLRSIVGDCASFFAAGDEQDLARKISHLYNNEISDLDCVRSRDQYEKRYTHEIVLQEQVDIYSSLVVRARISEHYLPDTV; from the coding sequence ATGAAAATACTTTTTATACATAATCGTTATCAACAACATGGTGGTGAAGACGTTATCTTCGATCAAGAAGTTAGTTTGCTGAAAGCTGCTGGTTTTGATGTGGAGGTTCTGATTTTTAATAACGAAAGTTTCTCTAAAGAGAAAGGCGCCTACAAGCTAGTTGCAGGTTTAAAAACATTTTACAATAACGAATCAGCTAAGATAGTAGAAATGACTATATGTACCTTCAAGCCAGATGTAGTACATATACACAATTTATTTTACACCGCTTCTCCATCAATCATATCAGCAGTAAAAAGATTAGGTGTACCTGTAGTCATGACACTACATAATTACAGATTGGTATGTAGTGGCGTTTTTCTAATGAGAGAAGGTGAAGTTCCATGTGAGCGTTGTGTAAGTAAAACAGTCCCTTTGGATGGAATTAGATATAAGTGCTTCAGAAATTCAAGGCTACAATCAGCGCAATTGACATTAGTTACATCATTACATAAAGTAATCAATACCTGGAAAAAAGTAGACAAGTATGTTGTTTTGACTGATTTTGCGAAAACTAAAATTTTGCAATCATCACTGAATTTATCATCTGACCAGATAACCGTAAAGCCAAATTCTATATCAGATTTGGGTTATGTTACACCATCTAGTAGGAAAAATTTTATTCTGTATATCGGCCGTCTGTCTCCGGAAAAGGGAATTAGTACCTTACTAGATTCGATTAGGAAGTTACCACCTATAAATATAAAAATTATAGGCGATGGCCCTTTGCGGGATAGTGTTGATGAATTAAGTCGAGGGTTTCCAATGGTCGAATATTTGGGACAACAACCTAGGGAGGTCGTCGTAGAATATCTAAAGCAATGTAAAGCACTCGTTGTCCCTTCTGTATGGTATGAAGGTCTACCAACAGTTATACTTGAAGCATTGTCTACTGGCACACCTGTATTATGCGCAGATAATCCTAATCTACGTTCTATTGTAGGGGATTGTGCTAGCTTTTTTGCTGCTGGTGATGAGCAAGATTTAGCTCGGAAGATAAGTCATCTCTACAACAATGAAATATCAGACTTGGATTGTGTTCGTTCAAGAGACCAGTATGAGAAGCGGTATACTCATGAGATAGTGTTACAAGAGCAAGTA